One genomic window of Leptotrichia shahii includes the following:
- a CDS encoding metal-dependent transcriptional regulator, with amino-acid sequence MSRSIEDYLKGIYTLKKKKEYSNKKLAEYLNISPASVSEMIKKLVNDDYLTIDKKTVKLTEKGNSFALDIIRKHRVWEVFLFEKLGYEKEEVHKEAEILEHVTSNKLLQKLEKFLFYPKECPHGSPIFYNLENFDEENIIKLSETEEDDEIVILSVEDNIELYDYLRDLDINLKEKYIVEKKDPFNGPIYLKSEQNNEKIVAFNAADMIEVYKKNKDLEETDNE; translated from the coding sequence ATGAGCAGAAGTATAGAAGATTATCTAAAAGGAATATATACTTTGAAAAAAAAGAAGGAATATTCCAATAAAAAACTTGCAGAATATTTAAATATCTCTCCAGCTTCAGTCAGTGAAATGATAAAAAAGCTGGTAAACGATGATTATTTAACTATTGACAAGAAAACGGTAAAACTTACTGAAAAAGGGAACAGTTTTGCACTTGACATTATACGTAAACATAGGGTTTGGGAAGTTTTTTTGTTTGAAAAGCTGGGGTATGAAAAGGAAGAAGTTCATAAGGAAGCGGAAATTCTGGAACATGTAACTAGCAATAAACTTCTTCAAAAGCTGGAAAAATTCCTGTTTTATCCTAAGGAATGTCCGCACGGGAGCCCGATTTTCTATAATTTGGAAAACTTTGATGAGGAAAATATTATAAAATTATCTGAAACTGAAGAAGACGATGAAATTGTTATATTAAGTGTGGAAGATAATATAGAATTATATGATTATTTACGGGATTTGGACATAAATTTAAAGGAAAAATATATTGTGGAAAAAAAAGATCCGTTTAATGGACCGATATATTTGAAAAGTGAGCAAAATAATGAAAAAATAGTGGCTTTTAATGCAGCAGATATGATTGAGGTTTATAAAAAAAATAAAGATTTGGAGGAGACAGATAATGAGTAA
- a CDS encoding biotin transporter BioY: MKQNTLISNIVKIESKEKEILKNVLLVLGGVAFLSLMAQVMIPLPYTPVPITLGTFGVTLMALLYGKKLGTATILSYVAAGSLGAPIFAGAKAGSLFSPTGGYILGYIVSTILLGYLADKGVTKSYVKTILSLMLSSTIILTLGALQLSLFLPGKNAFMVGVLPFLPGDALKSTAVTLLVPTLWKFIPKNNNDKKN; the protein is encoded by the coding sequence ATGAAACAGAATACATTAATTAGCAATATTGTCAAAATTGAATCAAAAGAAAAAGAAATTTTAAAAAATGTTCTTTTAGTATTAGGTGGAGTAGCATTTTTGAGTTTAATGGCTCAAGTTATGATTCCATTACCTTATACTCCAGTACCAATTACACTTGGGACATTTGGAGTCACATTAATGGCGTTACTATACGGCAAAAAATTAGGAACTGCAACAATCCTTTCCTATGTTGCAGCAGGTAGCTTAGGTGCTCCAATTTTTGCTGGTGCTAAAGCAGGATCCTTATTTTCACCAACAGGAGGGTATATTTTAGGATATATTGTTTCTACAATTCTTTTAGGATATTTAGCTGATAAAGGAGTTACAAAATCTTACGTAAAAACAATACTTTCATTAATGCTTTCTAGTACAATTATCTTGACATTAGGTGCATTGCAATTATCATTATTTTTACCAGGTAAAAATGCATTCATGGTTGGTGTATTGCCTTTCCTTCCAGGAGATGCGTTAAAATCAACTGCTGTAACATTGCTTGTTCCAACATTATGGAAATTTATTCCAAAAAATAATAATGATAAAAAGAATTAA
- a CDS encoding autotransporter outer membrane beta-barrel domain-containing protein, translating to MTTNLKQFKKDMKKHNFAKSTIILGLAALLISCGGGGGGGGGNSGGTAAATPTPTDPAPVTTKPTVTTTTSGIGWNSSTLSYNKDNPHNNSNTTLTGNNVKVGIIDVGFENSAFSSDLSEKFGSRLTKLTVSGFTSEATENDDHGIVVADLAAGSSNGIAKGASVYVIDAAKRNTDKKVTYPSVKLEMYQKLKDNGVTIYNQSFGIDGEVTDFNNDSASSHYYGHQIGSSMLDFYKNEVNNGSLFVWSAGNDSSDKQPTLEGGLPHFESGLQKGWINVVALTSKNESKLGDTSWDNLTPLSPAGVAKNWTVTAVGDQTFTIKGQNYVGGGSSFAAPLVTGTAALLKEKYPWMDASLIRQTILSTATDIGASGVDEVYGWGLLNIDKALKGPALFSKELALSDNVSINIPSGSYTFSNDISGDAGVIKDGAGDLILSGNSTFTGDTTVNNGRLQVNGVYASSINVRRQAILSTNSAIIKNNIKNDGTIENFGSTEVAGNYESLENSRIVTDLNSNIHVKGKVNLNNSKLEVKPEQNGERKYITSNGTVQNVITSDDKIQGNVTDVNTDEMLNTKIDQTENSVSAKVSRKNVLDYVEKISESDEMQKNTAQNLETAFQKLDQDIENGTSGNVTQFERKAAKLQALTSSNRAAVLDSLSGQIYASAQALTFQHSQTVNKDLSNRLVMLGTLDNVGDKFGLWISGLGANGKLKQDGYGKGSTKVYGGQVGVDKQFGDNLILGTALSYSKADVKFDRYGGKSDANNFGISLYGRLGNKDVPVYLQGRFGIGFVDSDVERDIILSNNDYTRAKINHNDKVYSGYLETGYDVKNANGDFVVTPFVGLTHDTVVRGSFSEEKSQFGLTADKKNYNQTAALVGLRAGKSVNWKGGSKTTFQGYVTHQRAFNKQDLSFDARYTGLPGATFKVKGIGLSKNKTWAGVGALTEVNKDFGWYINYDGSVDSGKGKGNNNVFTTGVRFNF from the coding sequence ATGACCACTAATTTAAAACAATTCAAGAAAGATATGAAAAAGCATAACTTTGCCAAAAGCACGATTATCCTCGGATTAGCTGCGCTACTAATTAGCTGTGGTGGAGGCGGAGGTGGCGGAGGCGGCAATTCGGGTGGAACAGCAGCGGCTACTCCTACTCCTACAGATCCGGCACCAGTAACAACAAAACCGACTGTAACAACAACAACTTCTGGAATAGGCTGGAATTCTTCTACTCTTTCTTATAATAAAGATAATCCTCACAACAATTCAAATACAACACTCACAGGTAATAATGTAAAAGTGGGAATTATTGACGTAGGATTTGAAAATTCAGCATTTAGTTCTGATCTTTCAGAAAAATTTGGAAGTCGTTTAACAAAACTTACAGTTTCTGGATTTACATCAGAAGCTACTGAAAACGATGATCATGGAATTGTTGTAGCGGATCTTGCTGCAGGTTCTTCAAATGGAATTGCAAAAGGTGCTAGTGTATATGTAATTGACGCAGCTAAACGTAATACTGACAAAAAAGTGACTTATCCAAGCGTAAAATTAGAAATGTATCAAAAATTAAAAGATAATGGGGTAACCATCTATAATCAATCATTCGGAATCGACGGAGAAGTAACGGATTTTAATAATGATTCTGCTTCAAGCCATTATTATGGACACCAAATTGGAAGTTCTATGCTTGATTTTTATAAAAATGAAGTAAATAATGGTTCTTTATTTGTATGGTCTGCTGGAAATGATTCTTCTGACAAACAGCCTACACTTGAAGGAGGTTTACCACATTTTGAAAGCGGACTTCAAAAGGGATGGATTAATGTAGTTGCATTGACTTCAAAAAACGAATCTAAACTGGGAGATACAAGCTGGGATAATTTGACTCCGTTATCACCTGCAGGAGTTGCTAAAAACTGGACTGTAACTGCTGTTGGAGATCAAACATTTACAATAAAAGGACAAAATTATGTTGGTGGGGGTTCTTCTTTTGCCGCACCGCTAGTAACAGGAACAGCTGCATTACTTAAAGAAAAATATCCTTGGATGGATGCTAGCCTAATTCGTCAAACAATTTTATCAACTGCGACAGATATAGGAGCATCTGGTGTCGATGAAGTTTACGGATGGGGACTTTTAAATATTGATAAAGCGTTAAAAGGGCCTGCCTTATTTAGTAAGGAACTTGCGCTTTCAGATAATGTAAGCATTAATATTCCAAGTGGAAGCTATACTTTCTCAAATGATATTTCAGGAGATGCAGGTGTAATTAAAGATGGAGCTGGAGACTTGATTTTATCTGGAAACTCTACATTTACAGGAGATACAACTGTAAATAATGGTAGATTGCAAGTAAACGGTGTTTATGCTTCTTCAATCAACGTAAGAAGACAGGCTATTCTTTCTACAAATAGCGCTATAATAAAAAATAACATTAAAAATGATGGAACAATAGAAAACTTCGGTTCTACAGAGGTTGCTGGAAACTATGAATCATTGGAAAATTCTAGAATTGTAACAGACTTAAATTCTAATATACATGTAAAAGGAAAAGTCAACTTAAATAATTCTAAACTTGAAGTAAAACCTGAACAAAATGGTGAAAGAAAATATATAACATCTAATGGAACTGTACAAAATGTAATTACATCTGACGATAAAATCCAAGGAAATGTTACTGATGTAAATACTGATGAAATGTTAAATACTAAGATTGATCAGACTGAAAATTCTGTTTCTGCAAAAGTAAGTAGAAAAAATGTACTGGATTATGTAGAAAAGATATCAGAATCTGATGAAATGCAAAAAAATACTGCACAAAATCTAGAAACCGCTTTTCAAAAATTAGATCAAGACATTGAAAATGGAACATCTGGAAATGTTACACAGTTTGAAAGAAAAGCCGCTAAATTACAAGCTCTTACTTCTTCAAACAGGGCAGCCGTTTTGGATAGTCTATCTGGACAAATTTATGCTTCAGCACAAGCATTGACTTTCCAACATTCTCAAACTGTAAATAAGGATTTGTCTAATAGATTAGTTATGTTAGGAACTCTTGACAATGTTGGAGATAAATTTGGATTATGGATTTCTGGATTGGGTGCTAATGGTAAATTAAAACAAGATGGATATGGTAAGGGAAGTACTAAAGTATATGGTGGACAAGTTGGAGTTGATAAGCAATTTGGAGACAACTTAATTTTAGGTACTGCTTTGTCTTATTCAAAAGCTGATGTTAAATTTGACAGATATGGTGGTAAATCTGATGCTAACAATTTTGGAATTTCATTATATGGAAGATTAGGAAACAAAGATGTTCCAGTCTACTTACAAGGACGTTTTGGAATTGGATTTGTTGACAGTGATGTGGAAAGGGATATTATTTTAAGTAATAACGACTATACTAGAGCTAAAATTAATCATAATGATAAAGTTTATTCTGGATATTTAGAAACAGGATATGACGTTAAAAATGCTAATGGAGATTTTGTAGTAACACCATTTGTAGGATTAACTCACGATACGGTTGTAAGAGGGTCATTCTCTGAAGAAAAAAGTCAATTTGGATTAACTGCTGACAAGAAAAATTATAATCAGACAGCTGCATTAGTTGGACTTAGAGCTGGAAAATCTGTAAACTGGAAGGGTGGAAGCAAAACTACATTCCAAGGATATGTAACACATCAAAGAGCCTTTAATAAACAGGATCTAAGTTTTGATGCAAGATATACTGGACTTCCAGGAGCAACATTCAAAGTAAAAGGTATTGGACTTTCTAAGAATAAAACTTGGGCTGGAGTTGGAGCATTGACAGAAGTAAATAAAGACTTTGGATGGTATATAAATTATGATGGTTCTGTTGATAGTGGAAAAGGTAAAGGAAATAATAATGTATTTACAACAGGGGTTAGATTTAATTTTTAA
- a CDS encoding N-glycosylase/DNA lyase, whose amino-acid sequence MSKKIEKKSDKYNNISKKINQEKHKEILKIHKEIKTGIEKAIKGYKKAWEGTEQEVFAEMAFCILTPQSKAKNAWKAITNIVKNDLLYEGKAEEIVEFLNIVRFKNNKSRYLVELRELMTRDGKLQPKKILSGIGDTFEKRKWILKNVRGMGLKEANHVLRNLGFGENIAILDRHILRNLEALNVIDEIPKTITEKKYYEIEEKMREYSYFSKIKMDELDLVLWYKEAGEIFK is encoded by the coding sequence ATGTCTAAAAAAATTGAGAAAAAAAGTGATAAATATAACAACATTAGTAAAAAAATTAATCAGGAAAAGCACAAGGAAATCCTTAAAATTCACAAAGAAATAAAAACTGGAATTGAAAAGGCTATAAAAGGTTATAAAAAGGCATGGGAAGGTACAGAACAAGAGGTTTTTGCAGAAATGGCATTTTGTATCTTGACACCTCAGTCGAAGGCTAAAAATGCTTGGAAAGCTATTACAAATATAGTGAAAAATGATCTTCTGTATGAAGGAAAAGCTGAAGAGATAGTTGAATTTTTGAATATTGTCAGATTTAAAAATAATAAGTCTAGATATTTGGTGGAATTACGAGAATTAATGACAAGAGACGGGAAATTGCAGCCAAAGAAAATTTTGTCTGGAATTGGGGATACTTTTGAAAAACGAAAATGGATATTGAAAAACGTTAGAGGTATGGGACTAAAGGAGGCAAATCATGTGCTGCGAAATCTTGGATTTGGAGAAAATATTGCAATTTTAGATAGGCATATTTTGAGAAATCTTGAAGCTCTTAATGTGATTGATGAAATTCCTAAGACAATAACTGAGAAAAAATATTATGAAATTGAAGAAAAAATGAGAGAATATTCATATTTTTCAAAAATAAAAATGGATGAGCTGGACTTGGTTTTATGGTATAAGGAAGCTGGAGAAATTTTTAAATAA
- a CDS encoding alpha/beta hydrolase fold domain-containing protein, producing the protein MSLLSDIAVPIAKLVNMKKYKEKDFLNPRRDTDFLNKKNFDKSLAIDEQFIDEYQILTVFSEKSCNRHIIFLHGGAYVMRAVRGHKNIIEKLVKKYHLKVTFIDYPLAPENTVEKAHKVVMGAYRKIIKKYKDDEFYLFGDSSGGGLALAFLQRLKEEKQLPFPEKTVLMSPWVDVSMTNEEIEEFAEKDPLLPLNGLIVTGKQFAGELDVKDPLISPIYGNMDNLGEIFLIFGTNEILYPDCLKLSDMLEIAVGTSVEIKIGENLCHDWILAPLKETEETIDEIGKFFLK; encoded by the coding sequence ATGAGTTTATTATCAGATATTGCAGTACCAATCGCAAAGTTGGTAAATATGAAAAAATATAAGGAAAAGGATTTTTTAAATCCAAGAAGAGATACGGATTTTTTGAATAAAAAAAATTTTGACAAGTCGCTTGCTATTGATGAGCAGTTCATTGACGAATATCAAATTTTAACAGTTTTCAGTGAAAAAAGCTGTAACAGGCATATTATTTTTTTGCACGGCGGGGCTTATGTCATGCGTGCTGTTCGGGGGCATAAAAATATTATTGAAAAACTCGTAAAGAAATATCATTTGAAAGTTACATTCATTGATTATCCGCTTGCTCCTGAAAATACTGTGGAGAAAGCACATAAAGTTGTAATGGGGGCTTATAGAAAAATAATAAAAAAATATAAAGATGATGAGTTTTATTTATTTGGAGATTCTTCTGGCGGGGGGCTGGCACTTGCATTTTTGCAAAGATTAAAAGAAGAAAAGCAGTTACCTTTTCCAGAAAAAACTGTATTGATGTCGCCTTGGGTTGATGTTTCAATGACAAATGAGGAAATAGAGGAATTTGCAGAAAAAGATCCGCTTTTGCCGTTAAATGGGCTGATTGTAACTGGAAAGCAGTTTGCTGGGGAACTGGATGTGAAAGATCCGCTGATTTCGCCAATTTATGGAAATATGGATAATCTTGGGGAAATATTCCTCATTTTTGGAACAAATGAAATTTTGTATCCTGATTGCTTAAAATTAAGCGATATGCTGGAAATTGCAGTTGGAACAAGCGTAGAAATAAAAATTGGAGAAAATTTGTGCCATGACTGGATTTTAGCACCCCTTAAAGAAACAGAGGAAACTATTGATGAAATTGGAAAATTTTTTCTGAAATAA
- a CDS encoding helix-hairpin-helix domain-containing protein, producing the protein MKIKYVIIFVMLLIVGNFLRLLIEEKNIPEIEISKEKNYKKDKAKKDTDLTKSNVKFDINSIEYKDLLKLGINKNKAEKFVKYRDEVGIIKDVDEVKNVSGFGKSGLEIAQKFLFVDNEKIQNSRQNYGREITKYYINKSNEKELKKIGFTNKEIKKLIPEIEKNNIRSNVDLEKIIGKERYVEIEDKIKFIE; encoded by the coding sequence ATGAAAATAAAATATGTCATTATTTTTGTAATGCTATTAATTGTGGGAAATTTTTTAAGACTTTTAATTGAGGAGAAAAATATTCCTGAAATTGAAATTAGCAAGGAAAAAAATTATAAAAAGGATAAGGCTAAGAAAGATACTGATTTGACAAAAAGCAATGTAAAATTTGATATTAACAGTATTGAATATAAAGATTTGCTAAAGCTGGGGATTAATAAGAATAAGGCTGAAAAATTTGTTAAATATCGGGATGAAGTTGGGATTATTAAAGATGTTGATGAAGTAAAGAATGTCTCTGGATTTGGAAAATCAGGATTGGAAATTGCTCAAAAATTTTTGTTTGTAGATAATGAAAAAATACAGAATTCCAGACAAAATTATGGGCGTGAAATAACAAAATATTATATTAACAAATCAAATGAAAAGGAATTAAAAAAAATAGGATTTACAAATAAGGAAATAAAAAAATTGATTCCTGAAATTGAAAAAAATAACATAAGGTCAAATGTGGATTTGGAAAAGATTATTGGGAAAGAACGTTATGTGGAAATTGAAGATAAAATAAAATTTATAGAATAA
- a CDS encoding DUF4153 domain-containing protein — protein sequence MKKIKENVKKLLLHFKSGFERFPVTIILVFMHFITGIYIAEVRNFQSDEFIEINFLLFGSIFITAMFEMLYEKYFYKKNRWLVRGVYSVITFAVSIIFFVEYLRTNDYYNVYFFTLIPISMVLFLLIPILRKKDNREKYLQSVFSNFVITGIFAAVLWIGIEIILATVNYLFFYSGDSLFFRLTTYSFWFITEVFGASLFLSLLKKPNDNLENYEFPFIFNLLIKFVIIPLIIIYTGVLYIYMTKVIISMHLPKGLISHLVLWYTAFSVFMMILITPFTQKDKFFENFKKYFPYFSIPLIFASLFAVFQRTYQYGITENRYYVLISIFWLLFCMILYIRNMNVTGVFISLIICFIISVYTPLSAKNVSNFSQSQRLKRILVKYGALKDGKISKITQKLTNRQGSQIHTTIQYISDNSTIAKLNFKNEKGEIYSTLGDLEKGLDVKESWKEYSIYDSEDDDREKDDEHKIVTYKIKNSENAEIISDITGYDNFVSYRKVDNIDPVDQENESEKYKITIKNKIITINSKDGTELAKINYEEAVQQIVSKLKTLKLQDTTDTGYEVSQKDLEYIGKAGKINYKISLRSINEETVDGKPKDLYYDEFDFMFSEKK from the coding sequence ATGAAAAAAATTAAAGAAAATGTAAAAAAACTGCTTTTACATTTTAAAAGTGGATTTGAGAGATTTCCAGTAACGATTATTTTAGTTTTTATGCATTTTATTACAGGCATATACATAGCTGAAGTTAGAAATTTTCAGTCTGATGAATTTATTGAAATTAATTTTCTTTTGTTTGGGAGTATTTTTATTACAGCAATGTTTGAAATGCTTTATGAAAAATATTTTTATAAAAAAAATAGATGGCTAGTTAGAGGTGTTTATTCAGTTATAACATTTGCTGTATCAATTATTTTTTTTGTAGAGTATTTACGGACTAATGATTATTACAATGTTTATTTTTTTACATTGATTCCGATTTCAATGGTTCTGTTTTTATTAATTCCTATTTTAAGAAAAAAGGATAATAGAGAAAAGTATTTGCAGTCAGTATTTTCAAATTTTGTTATAACTGGCATTTTTGCGGCAGTTCTCTGGATTGGTATTGAAATAATACTGGCAACAGTGAATTATCTGTTTTTTTATTCTGGTGACAGTTTATTTTTTAGACTGACTACGTATTCTTTCTGGTTTATAACTGAAGTATTTGGAGCATCATTGTTTTTATCTTTATTGAAAAAGCCTAATGATAATCTTGAAAATTATGAATTCCCATTTATTTTCAATTTATTGATTAAATTTGTAATTATTCCATTAATTATTATTTACACAGGTGTTTTATATATTTATATGACAAAGGTTATTATATCAATGCATTTGCCAAAAGGACTAATTTCTCATCTCGTTCTTTGGTATACAGCATTTAGTGTCTTCATGATGATTTTAATAACGCCATTTACACAGAAAGATAAATTTTTTGAGAACTTTAAAAAATATTTTCCATACTTTTCGATACCTTTAATTTTTGCTTCACTATTTGCAGTTTTTCAAAGAACATATCAATACGGAATTACAGAAAATCGGTATTACGTACTAATTTCAATATTCTGGCTGCTTTTCTGCATGATTTTATATATTAGAAACATGAATGTTACAGGAGTTTTCATAAGTTTAATTATCTGTTTTATAATTTCAGTTTACACTCCACTTAGTGCCAAAAATGTTAGTAATTTTAGCCAAAGTCAAAGATTGAAAAGAATACTTGTAAAATATGGGGCTTTAAAAGATGGAAAAATTTCTAAAATTACACAAAAATTGACTAACAGACAGGGAAGTCAGATTCATACAACAATTCAATATATATCTGACAACAGCACTATTGCGAAATTAAATTTCAAAAATGAAAAAGGAGAGATTTATTCAACTCTTGGAGATTTGGAAAAAGGGCTAGATGTGAAAGAGTCTTGGAAAGAGTATTCTATATACGATAGTGAAGATGATGACAGGGAAAAAGATGATGAACATAAAATTGTCACATATAAAATAAAAAATAGCGAAAATGCTGAAATTATATCTGATATAACAGGCTATGACAACTTTGTATCTTACAGAAAAGTTGATAATATAGACCCAGTAGATCAGGAAAATGAATCTGAAAAATATAAAATTACAATTAAAAATAAAATAATCACAATAAACAGCAAAGATGGAACAGAACTTGCCAAAATAAATTACGAAGAGGCAGTACAGCAAATCGTATCCAAATTAAAAACTTTAAAATTGCAAGATACAACCGATACAGGCTATGAAGTTTCTCAAAAAGATTTGGAGTATATTGGAAAGGCTGGAAAAATTAATTATAAGATTTCTTTAAGAAGTATTAATGAAGAGACAGTAGATGGGAAACCAAAGGATTTGTATTATGATGAATTTGATTTTATGTTTTCTGAGAAGAAATAG
- a CDS encoding NAD(P)H-dependent oxidoreductase: protein MKTLVILVHPNMENSRINKRWKEELEKYPDKITVHELYKEYPDWNINIEKEQELLEKHNNIIFEFPLYWYSSPPILKKWLDEVLSYNWAYGNKYRLEGKNIGFAVSVGGPQQEYSKEGSVRFSMDEILAPFEATVEYIKANLVPHHFIFDTENLSDEKLSENAENYIKHIFNTK from the coding sequence ATGAAAACTTTAGTTATTTTGGTACATCCTAATATGGAAAATTCGAGAATTAACAAAAGATGGAAAGAAGAACTAGAAAAATATCCTGACAAAATCACAGTCCATGAACTTTATAAAGAATATCCAGACTGGAATATAAACATTGAAAAGGAGCAGGAACTGCTTGAAAAACACAATAATATAATTTTTGAATTTCCGCTTTACTGGTACAGTAGTCCGCCAATATTAAAGAAATGGCTTGATGAAGTCCTTTCATATAACTGGGCTTATGGAAATAAATACAGGCTTGAAGGTAAAAACATAGGTTTTGCCGTATCTGTCGGAGGACCGCAGCAGGAATATTCAAAAGAAGGTTCCGTTAGATTTTCAATGGATGAAATTTTAGCACCTTTTGAAGCTACTGTTGAATACATTAAGGCAAATTTAGTTCCTCATCATTTTATTTTTGACACTGAAAATTTAAGTGATGAAAAGTTGTCAGAAAATGCTGAAAATTATATAAAACATATTTTCAATACAAAGTAG
- a CDS encoding undecaprenyl-diphosphate phosphatase produces MFTGIIKVFILSLVEGLTEFIPVSSTGHMIIVDQFLQLSKNEEFANAFKIIIQLGAILSVVVYYWKRIFPFAKGLSQSQRMDIVQMWVKIVIAVLPAIVLGLLFDDIIDKVLFNSVVVAIMLVIYGVILIWLESREKKKGGITSITQMSVKTAIGVGLFQCLAMIPGTSRSAATIIGGVLLGLNRVLATEFSFFLAIPTMLGATLLKLVKLGTALSGYEWFLIALGFVLSFVFAYAVIKVFMDYIKKHDFKVFGYYRIILGIIVLVLYFMGAIK; encoded by the coding sequence ATGTTCACAGGAATTATTAAAGTATTTATTTTAAGCCTTGTGGAAGGGCTTACAGAGTTTATACCTGTCAGTAGTACAGGACATATGATTATTGTGGATCAGTTTTTGCAGCTTTCAAAAAATGAGGAGTTTGCCAATGCGTTCAAGATAATTATACAGTTAGGGGCAATTTTATCGGTAGTTGTGTATTATTGGAAAAGAATTTTTCCATTTGCAAAGGGGCTTAGTCAAAGTCAGCGGATGGATATTGTTCAGATGTGGGTAAAAATAGTGATCGCAGTGCTTCCTGCAATTGTACTGGGACTTCTGTTTGACGATATTATTGATAAAGTGCTGTTTAATTCGGTGGTTGTGGCAATAATGCTAGTTATTTATGGAGTTATACTTATTTGGCTTGAGTCAAGGGAGAAAAAGAAAGGCGGAATTACTTCAATTACACAAATGTCAGTAAAAACTGCGATTGGAGTAGGGCTTTTTCAATGTCTTGCAATGATTCCAGGAACTTCGAGATCGGCTGCTACGATTATTGGTGGAGTTTTGCTTGGATTAAACAGAGTTTTGGCAACAGAGTTCTCATTTTTTCTGGCAATTCCGACAATGCTTGGGGCAACACTTTTGAAACTGGTGAAACTTGGTACGGCTTTAAGCGGGTATGAATGGTTTTTGATTGCTTTAGGATTCGTTTTATCATTTGTATTTGCGTATGCTGTGATAAAAGTATTTATGGATTACATAAAAAAGCACGATTTCAAGGTATTTGGATATTATCGTATTATTCTTGGGATAATTGTGCTGGTGCTATACTTTATGGGAGCTATAAAATAG